The Candidatus Nanohalovita haloferacivicina genome has a window encoding:
- a CDS encoding DNA topoisomerase IV subunit A, with protein MPKKEFENDERTLERLKHLGKKIRNQLNDPESDNLTIETKVRSRSNVNYDEEDGRLELGDSYSTRKFLNISHARKFMQTLMVASKTKELVERGRTASIREIYYQLKHSVPGLDENTFEDQDESNNVVVDIETATGAIREDLHLFAEPKGRLFGPIKIDDSGDIIDGMNMGTSGMAINSIVDHFEFVECEADFILVVETSAMVNRLVEEDFHADHNAVIIGTGGQPARGARRLINMMHKELDLPVYVFTDGDPWGYYIYSVLKSGSMSLAFQSDRLSVPDAKLIGMTMEDIEEYDLHHVTEDLKGKSKDNGGPTKDYKRIHDVMDYEWMQNDDWQKQFQKMLDMGVRVEQQALASQSLEFVANTYLPEKIEQDKFLD; from the coding sequence ATGCCAAAGAAAGAATTCGAGAACGACGAAAGAACATTAGAAAGACTAAAACATCTAGGAAAAAAGATCAGGAACCAGTTGAACGATCCTGAAAGCGACAACCTGACAATAGAGACCAAAGTCAGATCCAGAAGCAACGTCAACTACGATGAGGAAGACGGAAGACTTGAACTAGGAGACTCTTACTCCACAAGAAAATTCCTCAACATCAGTCACGCCAGAAAGTTCATGCAGACACTGATGGTCGCATCAAAAACCAAAGAACTCGTAGAACGCGGAAGAACAGCATCAATCAGAGAGATCTACTACCAGCTAAAGCACAGCGTACCAGGCCTCGACGAAAATACATTCGAAGACCAGGACGAATCCAACAACGTGGTAGTCGACATTGAAACAGCAACAGGAGCAATCAGAGAAGACCTCCACCTTTTCGCAGAACCAAAAGGACGACTATTCGGCCCAATCAAGATCGACGACTCAGGAGACATCATCGACGGAATGAACATGGGAACATCCGGAATGGCAATCAACTCCATCGTCGACCACTTCGAATTCGTCGAATGTGAAGCAGACTTCATCCTCGTAGTCGAGACCTCCGCTATGGTTAACAGACTGGTTGAAGAAGACTTCCACGCCGACCACAACGCCGTAATCATAGGGACAGGAGGACAACCAGCAAGAGGAGCAAGAAGACTCATCAACATGATGCACAAAGAACTAGACCTCCCAGTCTACGTATTCACAGACGGCGACCCATGGGGATACTACATCTACTCAGTCCTCAAATCAGGATCCATGAGCCTAGCATTCCAATCAGACCGACTATCAGTACCAGACGCCAAACTCATCGGTATGACAATGGAAGACATCGAAGAATACGACCTCCACCACGTCACAGAAGACCTCAAAGGAAAATCCAAAGACAACGGAGGCCCAACAAAGGACTACAAGAGAATCCACGATGTCATGGACTACGAATGGATGCAAAACGACGACTGGCAGAAACAATTCCAGAAAATGCTCGACATGGGAGTCAGAGTAGAACAACAGGCCCTCGCATCACAAAGCCTGGAATTCGTAGCCAACACCTACCTACCAGAAAAAATCGAGCAAGACAAATTCCTCGACTAG
- a CDS encoding KH domain-containing protein, whose translation MKEVMVPEERVGVLIGSEGETKEELQDLTDCDVTIQDNQVALEGEPLDEMTAQKIVKAIGRGFNPEKAFKLVERDVTLHLMDIGRYANTKNAEERLKGRVIGREGEARTHIEKIAQVDISVYGTTIGIIGKAQNIEVAMEAINMLLNGSSHSTAYNYLEKNQDKIKR comes from the coding sequence ATGAAGGAAGTAATGGTGCCAGAAGAACGAGTAGGAGTTCTCATCGGTTCTGAAGGAGAAACAAAAGAAGAACTGCAAGACCTGACAGACTGCGACGTAACAATCCAGGACAACCAGGTCGCACTCGAAGGAGAACCACTAGACGAAATGACGGCCCAAAAAATAGTCAAAGCAATAGGCAGAGGATTCAACCCAGAAAAAGCCTTCAAACTAGTCGAAAGAGATGTAACACTACACTTAATGGATATCGGCCGCTACGCCAACACAAAAAACGCTGAAGAAAGACTAAAAGGCCGTGTAATCGGCAGAGAAGGCGAGGCCCGAACACACATCGAAAAAATAGCACAAGTAGACATCTCAGTCTACGGAACAACAATAGGAATAATTGGAAAGGCCCAGAATATCGAGGTCGCAATGGAAGCTATCAACATGCTTTTGAACGGTAGCTCTCACTCAACAGCATACAATTATCTGGAGAAAAACCAGGACAAGATAAAAAGGTAG
- a CDS encoding translation initiation factor IF-1A (eIF-1A; enables maximal rate of protein biosynthesis. Enhances ribosome dissociation into subunits and stabilizes the binding of the initiator Met-tRNA(I) to 40 S ribosomal subunits in eukaryotes) codes for MPEDEEEQVQRVRRPQGDEVLGIVLRKEGGGKYRVYCTDGNERICRIPGSKKRGLWVKRDSVVLVDPWDIQGDEKGDIVNSYSNAETRWLEDRDFLDEIEEFL; via the coding sequence ATGCCAGAAGATGAAGAAGAACAAGTACAAAGAGTACGCAGGCCGCAAGGCGACGAGGTACTTGGAATAGTTCTAAGAAAAGAAGGAGGCGGAAAATACCGCGTATACTGCACAGATGGAAACGAAAGAATCTGCCGAATCCCAGGATCAAAGAAAAGAGGCCTATGGGTAAAAAGAGATTCAGTAGTACTAGTCGATCCATGGGACATCCAGGGCGACGAAAAAGGAGACATCGTCAACAGCTACTCCAACGCGGAGACAAGATGGCTGGAAGACAGAGACTTCCTAGACGAAATAGAGGAATTCCTCTAA
- a CDS encoding serine protein kinase RIO, whose product MKDENIDFRERWKEESRRMFDSSEGRKAFNNVFDHETKKALLKLGDRKVLDRLYGTIESGKESAVFLADTSDGERVIVKIYMTQAGSFREMEKYLRGDQRFRNFKSDRRSVINEWCKKEFKNLKKAGDIVRCPEPKAFQKNILVMEFIGEDFTPYPKLKDVQIENPEEAFQKIKRNIMELWREEQLVHGDLSEYNILMTQEQEVWIDFSQGVHKSHPEAVELLKRDVKNMAAFFNRQGADIEKHDAVQEVLDGLEDL is encoded by the coding sequence GTGAAAGACGAAAACATTGACTTCCGCGAAAGATGGAAGGAAGAAAGCCGGAGAATGTTCGACTCCTCCGAAGGAAGAAAGGCCTTCAACAACGTATTCGACCACGAAACAAAGAAGGCCCTGCTCAAACTAGGAGACAGAAAAGTTCTCGACAGACTCTACGGCACAATAGAATCAGGAAAAGAATCCGCAGTCTTCCTGGCCGACACATCCGACGGAGAAAGAGTAATAGTCAAAATCTACATGACACAGGCCGGATCATTCCGCGAAATGGAGAAATACCTGAGAGGAGACCAGAGATTCCGCAACTTCAAATCCGACAGAAGATCAGTAATCAACGAATGGTGCAAAAAAGAGTTCAAAAACCTCAAAAAAGCTGGAGACATCGTAAGATGCCCGGAACCAAAGGCCTTCCAGAAAAACATACTGGTAATGGAGTTTATCGGCGAAGACTTCACGCCATACCCCAAACTCAAAGATGTACAGATAGAGAACCCTGAAGAGGCCTTCCAGAAGATCAAAAGAAACATAATGGAGCTCTGGAGAGAGGAACAACTTGTACACGGCGACCTATCAGAATACAACATTCTAATGACTCAGGAACAGGAGGTATGGATTGATTTCTCCCAGGGCGTCCACAAATCACATCCAGAGGCCGTAGAACTGCTTAAAAGAGATGTAAAAAACATGGCTGCATTCTTCAACAGGCAGGGAGCAGACATCGAAAAACACGACGCCGTTCAAGAGGTTTTAGACGGCCTAGAAGACCTGTAA
- a CDS encoding DNA topoisomerase VI subunit B: MANGVEEGMEASGGDHREISVAEFFEKNKHLLGFENAQKSIITVVKEAVDNSLDACEEDEILPEIHVLIDEYSEGKCRIEIRDNAIGLDRETIPKVFGKLLYGSKFHKLQQSRGQQGIGISASAMYAQLTTGEPVTVYSKQEGEPCHRFVVRIDTEKNEPEILEDEVVDPESDEFPGEKDYYFDHGTSIEMNIEAKYTRGHHSVYNYLKHTAIMNPYARIVLREPDGNKVEFPRVSKELPEKPKEIKPHLHGVELGVVLRMIDNSNARTVSSFLQEEFTRVGRTSAQEVCDEAGVDDGRRPNTLDKDEVEEILDAAQRVKLQSPPTDCLSPIGEDLMEKGLTKELNPEFTETITRKPTVYKGNPFQVEVGLAWGGDIEDEGSFEELRYANKVPLLYKKSACVTTKAIENVSWNRYNISQTGNRPQGPLYISIHIASVWVPFTSEGKEAVANYDPIRKEMKLALQEAGRKLGKYLKRKERKEIQEKKKRKLTSYAKEMGPAITELAGEGDPEEIEAQIQKLVEADYNPEQL; encoded by the coding sequence ATGGCAAACGGAGTAGAAGAAGGCATGGAAGCAAGTGGCGGAGACCATAGAGAGATTTCCGTCGCCGAATTCTTTGAGAAAAACAAACACCTTCTAGGTTTCGAAAACGCACAGAAATCCATTATAACAGTAGTAAAAGAAGCTGTGGACAACTCGCTGGACGCATGTGAGGAAGACGAGATTCTTCCGGAAATACACGTCCTTATTGACGAGTACTCAGAAGGCAAATGCCGAATAGAAATCAGGGACAACGCAATAGGCCTTGATAGAGAAACAATTCCAAAGGTATTTGGTAAACTTCTATACGGTTCAAAGTTCCACAAGCTCCAGCAGAGCAGAGGTCAGCAGGGAATCGGTATCTCCGCTTCCGCGATGTACGCGCAGCTGACAACTGGAGAGCCAGTAACTGTATACTCAAAACAGGAAGGAGAACCATGCCACCGCTTCGTTGTCAGAATTGACACAGAGAAAAACGAACCAGAGATTCTAGAAGACGAAGTAGTCGATCCGGAAAGCGATGAGTTCCCGGGAGAGAAAGACTACTACTTCGACCACGGAACCAGCATCGAAATGAATATCGAGGCCAAATACACAAGAGGCCACCACTCCGTCTACAACTACCTCAAGCACACGGCAATCATGAACCCGTACGCAAGAATCGTGCTAAGAGAACCAGACGGAAACAAGGTAGAGTTCCCAAGAGTCTCAAAAGAACTACCTGAAAAACCAAAAGAGATCAAACCACACCTGCACGGAGTAGAACTAGGAGTAGTCCTCAGAATGATCGACAACTCCAACGCACGAACAGTAAGCAGCTTCCTACAGGAAGAATTCACAAGAGTAGGAAGAACAAGCGCACAGGAAGTATGCGACGAAGCAGGAGTAGACGACGGCCGAAGACCAAACACTCTCGACAAAGACGAAGTCGAAGAAATCCTCGACGCAGCACAGAGAGTAAAACTACAGAGCCCTCCAACAGACTGCCTGAGCCCTATCGGCGAAGACCTGATGGAGAAAGGCCTCACAAAAGAACTCAACCCAGAGTTCACAGAAACAATTACTCGAAAACCAACAGTATACAAAGGAAATCCATTCCAGGTAGAAGTAGGCCTAGCATGGGGAGGAGACATCGAAGACGAAGGAAGCTTCGAAGAACTCCGATACGCAAACAAAGTACCGCTACTATACAAGAAATCGGCGTGTGTAACCACAAAGGCCATCGAAAACGTTTCCTGGAACCGATACAACATTTCGCAGACAGGAAACAGGCCACAAGGCCCGCTCTACATCTCAATCCACATAGCATCTGTATGGGTTCCATTCACATCTGAAGGAAAGGAAGCCGTAGCGAACTACGATCCAATCCGGAAAGAAATGAAACTGGCCCTGCAGGAAGCAGGAAGAAAGCTAGGAAAATACCTGAAGAGAAAAGAAAGAAAGGAAATTCAGGAGAAGAAGAAGAGAAAGCTTACATCCTACGCAAAAGAGATGGGGCCTGCAATTACAGAGCTAGCAGGAGAAGGAGATCCTGAAGAGATCGAAGCTCAGATTCAAAAACTCGTAGAAGCTGACTACAACCCGGAGCAGCTTTAG
- a CDS encoding DUF6166 domain-containing protein: MAGNLPEQNIDYYAIYEGHISMQSGDKTVRVVKGGESTGEKLSPSNNLENTGNSFSWGRRNTEGLTTAKTILKDVYNEEVAEEYGREFLENFIAKELREAEEWRLKARNIPHYLNT, translated from the coding sequence ATGGCAGGAAATCTTCCTGAACAGAACATAGACTACTACGCAATTTATGAAGGCCATATCAGCATGCAGAGCGGAGATAAAACAGTCAGAGTAGTAAAAGGCGGAGAATCAACGGGCGAAAAACTCTCTCCATCAAACAATCTTGAGAATACAGGAAACTCATTTTCATGGGGAAGAAGAAACACAGAAGGCCTGACAACAGCAAAAACAATACTTAAAGATGTCTACAACGAGGAAGTAGCAGAAGAATACGGCCGAGAATTTCTGGAAAACTTCATAGCCAAAGAACTCAGAGAAGCAGAGGAATGGAGACTGAAAGCAAGAAACATACCTCACTACCTGAACACCTAG